Proteins encoded in a region of the Elaeis guineensis isolate ETL-2024a chromosome 7, EG11, whole genome shotgun sequence genome:
- the LOC140859118 gene encoding 4-hydroxyphenylpyruvate dioxygenase-like isoform X1, whose protein sequence is MGTAAEEQVGKKDFKLVGFDRFVRTNPRSDRFPVLSFHHVEFWTCDTTNAAGRFSFGLGMRLAARSDLSTGNPLHASLLLRSGSLQFLFSSPYSPFTPAATGATVADPGRPPIPSFDPDLARRFTASHGLAVRAVAVRVADAAAAFHTSVAHGARPAFPPADLGAGFLLSEVELYGDVVLRYVSLPAPDSSQNPSKIPSFLPGFEDVGESRPDSPDYGLRRLDHAVGNVPELAPVLAYIAGFMGFHEFAEFTAEDVGTVESGLNSMVLANNEETVLLPLNEPVHGTKRRSQIQTYLDHNGGAGVQHLALASDDVLRTLREMQAKSAIGGFEFLAPPPPTYYEGVRRRAGDVLTEEQIKECEELGVLVDRDDQGVLLQIFTKPVGDRPTIFLEIIQRVGCMMKDEEGREYQKGGCGGFGKGNFSALFKSIEEYEKSLEAKPVA, encoded by the exons ATGGGGACGGCGGCGGAGGAGCAGGTCGGCAAGAAGGACTTCAAGCTGGTGGGTTTCGACCGGTTCGTCCGGACCAACCCCCGGTCCGACCGGTTCCCGGTCCTCAGCTTCCACCATGTCGAGTTCTGGACCTGCGACACCACTAACGCCGccggccgcttctccttcggccTCGGCATGCGTCTCGCCGCCCGCTCCGACCTCTCCACCGGCAACCCCCTGCACGCTTCCTTACTCCTTCGCTCCGGCTCCCTCCAGttcctcttctcctccccctaCTCCCCCTTCACTCCCGCCGCCACCGGCGCCACCGTCGCCGACCCCGGCCGCCCCCCGATCCCCTCCTTCGACCCCGACCTCGCCCGCCGATTCACCGCCTCCCACGGCCTCGCCGTCCGCGCCGTCGCCGTCCGCGTCGCCGACGCCGCCGCCGCCTTCCACACCAGCGTCGCCCACGGCGCCCGCCCTGCCTTCCCCCCCGCCGACCTCGGCGCCGGCTTCTTACTTTCCGAGGTGGAGCTCTACGGCGACGTCGTCCTCCGCTACGTCTCCCTCCCCGCTCCGGACTCCTCCCAAAATCCCTCAAAGATCCCATCTTTCCTCCCGGGGTTCGAAGATGTGGGGGAATCCAGGCCAGATTCGCCGGATTACGGCCTCCGGCGGCTGGACCACGCGGTGGGGAACGTGCCGGAGCTGGCGCCGGTGTTGGCGTACATCGCCGGGTTCATGGGGTTCCATGAGTTCGCGGAGTTCACGGCGGAGGACGTCGGGACGGTGGAGAGCGGGCTGAACTCGATGGTGCTGGCCAACAACGAGGAGACGGTGCTCCTGCCGCTGAACGAGCCGGTCCACGGCACCAAGCGGCGGAGCCAAATCCAAACATATCTGGACCACAACGGCGGCGCCGGCGTGCAGCACCTGGCGCTGGCCAGCGACGACGTGCTCCGGACGCTGAGGGAGATGCAAGCGAAGTCGGCGATTGGGGGGTTCGAGTTCTTGGCGCCGCCGCCGCCGACGTACTACGAGGGAGTCCGGCGGAGGGCCGGCGACGTGCTCACAGAGGAGCAGATCAAGGAGTGTGAGGAACTGGGGGTGCTGGTGGACAGGGATGACCAGGGTGTACTGCTGCAAATCTTCACCAAGCCAGTTGGAGACAG GCCAAcaatatttttagagattatccAGAGGGTTGGGTGCATGATGAAGGATGAAGAAGGGAGAGAATACCAGAAGGGCGGGTGCGGAGGTTTTGGGAAAGGAAACTTTTCTGCGCTTTTCAAGTCCATAGAGGAGTATGAGAAATCCCTTGAGGCCAAACCAGTTGCCTAG
- the LOC140859118 gene encoding 4-hydroxyphenylpyruvate dioxygenase-like isoform X2 codes for MGTAAEEQVGKKDFKLVGFDRFVRTNPRSDRFPVLSFHHVEFWTCDTTNAAGRFSFGLGMRLAARSDLSTGNPLHASLLLRSGSLQFLFSSPYSPFTPAATGATVADPGRPPIPSFDPDLARRFTASHGLAVRAVAVRVADAAAAFHTSVAHGARPAFPPADLGAGFLLSEVELYGDVVLRYVSLPAPDSSQNPSKIPSFLPGFEDVGESRPDSPDYGLRRLDHAVGNVPELAPVLAYIAGFMGFHEFAEFTAEDVGTVESGLNSMVLANNEETVLLPLNEPVHGTKRRSQIQTYLDHNGGAGVQHLALASDDVLRTLREMQAKSAIGGFEFLAPPPPTYYEGVRRRAGDVLTEEQIKECEELGVLVDRDDQGVLLQIFTKPVGDRNNL; via the exons ATGGGGACGGCGGCGGAGGAGCAGGTCGGCAAGAAGGACTTCAAGCTGGTGGGTTTCGACCGGTTCGTCCGGACCAACCCCCGGTCCGACCGGTTCCCGGTCCTCAGCTTCCACCATGTCGAGTTCTGGACCTGCGACACCACTAACGCCGccggccgcttctccttcggccTCGGCATGCGTCTCGCCGCCCGCTCCGACCTCTCCACCGGCAACCCCCTGCACGCTTCCTTACTCCTTCGCTCCGGCTCCCTCCAGttcctcttctcctccccctaCTCCCCCTTCACTCCCGCCGCCACCGGCGCCACCGTCGCCGACCCCGGCCGCCCCCCGATCCCCTCCTTCGACCCCGACCTCGCCCGCCGATTCACCGCCTCCCACGGCCTCGCCGTCCGCGCCGTCGCCGTCCGCGTCGCCGACGCCGCCGCCGCCTTCCACACCAGCGTCGCCCACGGCGCCCGCCCTGCCTTCCCCCCCGCCGACCTCGGCGCCGGCTTCTTACTTTCCGAGGTGGAGCTCTACGGCGACGTCGTCCTCCGCTACGTCTCCCTCCCCGCTCCGGACTCCTCCCAAAATCCCTCAAAGATCCCATCTTTCCTCCCGGGGTTCGAAGATGTGGGGGAATCCAGGCCAGATTCGCCGGATTACGGCCTCCGGCGGCTGGACCACGCGGTGGGGAACGTGCCGGAGCTGGCGCCGGTGTTGGCGTACATCGCCGGGTTCATGGGGTTCCATGAGTTCGCGGAGTTCACGGCGGAGGACGTCGGGACGGTGGAGAGCGGGCTGAACTCGATGGTGCTGGCCAACAACGAGGAGACGGTGCTCCTGCCGCTGAACGAGCCGGTCCACGGCACCAAGCGGCGGAGCCAAATCCAAACATATCTGGACCACAACGGCGGCGCCGGCGTGCAGCACCTGGCGCTGGCCAGCGACGACGTGCTCCGGACGCTGAGGGAGATGCAAGCGAAGTCGGCGATTGGGGGGTTCGAGTTCTTGGCGCCGCCGCCGCCGACGTACTACGAGGGAGTCCGGCGGAGGGCCGGCGACGTGCTCACAGAGGAGCAGATCAAGGAGTGTGAGGAACTGGGGGTGCTGGTGGACAGGGATGACCAGGGTGTACTGCTGCAAATCTTCACCAAGCCAGTTGGAGACAG GAACAATTTgtga